TGCAATTTCTTGAACAATAAATGGACTTACCGTTGTTCTTGCTCCAATCCATAAAATATCAATGTCGTGCTCTAAAGCTAACTTTACATGATCTTTATTAGCAACTTCTGTAGAAGTTAACATTCCAGTTTCTTTCTTGGCTCTTTGTAACCATTTTAACCCAAGTGCACCAACACCTTCAAAATTTCCAGGTCTTGTTCTTGGTTTCCAAATTCCCGCTCTTAATACTGTTGCATCAGTATCTTTCAATTCATGAGCAATTTTTAATACTTGCTCTTCCGTTTCTGCACTACAAGGTCCTGCAATTACTAATGGATGACTTAATTTGAAATCATCTAACCACGTTCTTAATTTTTTGGTATTTTCCATTTTTTTGTCTTTTTAAGGAAGCTTTACTTCTTGAATTCCGTTTAAAATTTGTTTAATATGATTGGTGTTTTCCATTTCAGAGTAGATCTCTGAAAAATTATCTTGTTCTAATAGTGTTTTAAAGTTTTGTAAATTTTGAATGTATTCATCTAGGGTTTCTATAACATTATTCTTATTCTGCTCAAATATTGGTGTCCACATGGCTGGTGAACTTTTTGCTAAACGTACGGTAGAAGCAAATCCACTGCCTGCCATATCGAAAATATCACGTTCGTTTTTCTCTTTTTCAATAACTGTTTTACCTAACATAAAAGAGCTGATGTGCGATAAATGTGATACGTAAGCAATATGTTTATCATGAGATTTAGGATCCATGTATCGTATACGCATTCCTAATTTTGAGAAAATTTCTAAGGCTTTTTCCTGCAATTTGAAAGCAGTTTTTTCTACTTCACAAATTATATTGGTTTTTCCTCGGTATAAATCTGTTAACGCAGCTTGCGGACCTGAAAATTCCGTTCCTGCAATTGGATGTGTTGCCAAGAAGTTTCTTCTTTTTGGATGATCAGCTATAGCATCACAAACCAATTCTTTTGTTGACCCTACATCTAAAACCAAACAGTTGTCTGGAATATGGTTTAATACCTCTGGGATAACGTGTAACGAAACATCCACAGGAATAGAAACAATTACAATATCCGCTATTACTAAATCTTCATTTGTAGCTTTTTGATCAATAATCTGTAAAGACAAAGCTTCTTCTAAATGATCTTCATTTCTGTCTATTCCATAAATGACAGCATTGTCAAATTCTTTTCGAATATCTAGCGCTAAACTTCCGCCAATTAAACCTACACCAACTATAAATACATTCATACTACACTAAATTATCTATCCTTTGAATTGCTGTTTTTATATCTTCTTCCTTTACGCATAAAGAAAATCTTATATATCCTTCACCTTGACTTCCGAAAATACTTCCAGGTGCAACAAATAAATTGTACTTGTGAAGGAGGTTGTCAATAAAATCTTCTGATTTTTGGTTAGACGGAATTTTTGTCCAAACAAACATTCCTGAACCATCTTTTTTACAAGTAAGGCCTAATTTTTCTACAAGTTCATGAATTAGTGCTCTTCTGGTCTCATAAATTGAGTTAATGCTACTAAACCATTCTTTAGAAAGTTGTAAAGCAGCAATAGCTCCTTTTTGAATTCCATAAAACATTCCAGAATCCATCTGAGTTTTTACTTTTAAGATTTCATTTAAGAATTCTTGTTTTCCGGATAACATTCCGACTCTCCAACCTGCCATGTTGAAAGATTTACTCAGAGAGTTTAATTCTAATGCGATCTCTTTTGCTCCTTCAACTTGTAAAATACTCGTAGGTTTTTCATTTAATATAAAACTATACGGATTATCATTTACAACAACAATGTTATGCTTTTTAGCAAACTCAATAATATTTCTGAAGGTATTTTCAGAAGCATTTGTTCCTGTTGGCATATGTGGGTAATTAATCCACATTAGTTTCACGTTACTTAAATCCTCTTGCTCTAAAGCTTCAAAATTTGGTTGATAGTTATGCTCTTCAACTAAATCATAATATATCGGATTTGCACCTACAAGTTTCGTAACTGAACTGTATGTTGGATAACCTGGATTAGGAATTAGAACACTGTCACCTTCATTTAAAATGGCTAATGAAATATGCATAATTCCTTCCTTACTACCCATTAAAGGAAGTATTTCGGTATTAGCATCAAGAGAAACATTGTAGTTCGATTTATAAAAAGAACTTACAGCTGCTCTAAACTCAGGAATTCCTTGGTAGCTTTGGTATTTATGAGCTCCAGCTTCACTCATACTTTCAGTAATTGCTGTAATTACTTCGGTTGGTGGAGCTAAATCTGGGCTACCAATTCCCATGTTAATGATTGGTTTTCCTGCAGCAACTAATCCTCTAACTTCTCTTAACTTTTTTGAGAAGTAGTATTCTTCAACGGTTTGTAAACGGTTTGCAAATTCTATCATGATCTTCCGTTTTTGTATTCTCCTAATATTTTAAAATCTGTAGCCATAATTTCTATAATAGCTTTAGCCTTTTTGTAATCTTCATATGCATCAAAAGTCACGTCTACGAAAAAGGCATATTTCCAAGGTGTTTCGATTTTTGGTAATGACTGAATTTTAGTCAGATTCAATTTGCAATCGCTCATTACATTTAAAATAGCGGCTAAACTTCCTCTTTTGTGATCTAACTCAAATTTTAATGAGGCTTTATTTATCGAATCTATTCCGTTTTCTGGTTGAGAAGTTTGAAGAATAACAAAGCGAGTAGCATTGTTTTTTATCGTTTGAATTTCATCTTCTATTACTTCAAGCTCGAAAATATCAGCTGCAATTTTAGGTGCAATTGCAGCAACACCTGATAATTTTTTTTCAGAAATTCGTTTTGCAATCTCAGCCGTATCAACATCTTCTACCAACTTTATGTGTTTGTGTTGCTTAAAGAATTCTTTACACTGTAATAAGGCCATTGGATGCGAGCAAACTTCTTTTATCTCTGAGATATCCTGGTTTGGTAATGCCATTAAATGATGATGAATCGGTAAGTAATATTCTCCAGAAATGTGAAGATTATTCTTGTCAATTAAAGCGTAATTAGGAATAATAGAACCAGCAATTGTATTTTCAATTGCCATAATTGCTTGGTCTGATTCATTATTTACTAAACTATCAACAAGCACATCAAACGATAAACATTCTTTTAGTGAAATGTTGTTATCGAAAAATTGAGTTGCAACAATATGGTGGTTGCTTCCTTCTATTCCTTGAATGGCTATTTTCTTCATTTTAGATCAAAAAAAAAGCCTCGATGTAATCGAGACTTTATATTTATATTGTTTTATTAGCTACCTAAACACATAACACAAAGTCTCTCCTCTTACTATAAAAGTAAAAGTAAAAATAGAAACCTTGCCATACGTTTTGTAACATAACTTATTCGTTGTTATTTTGTTGGTAACAAATCTTGAAAATTAATTTCAGTTAACCAAATTTTTTTTTCGATTTTTTTACGGTATCGATTTCGTAAAGTGTTTTTAACTGGTTTTTATTCAGAATACAGAAGTTTTCGATATAATTAATTCAGATTATCTAGTATTTCTTTACGTTCTTTTTTCTTGAATTTCATTCCTTTTTCGTCCATGAATTGTAAAGTGGATTTTGCTAAATCTTTTTGATCTAATAAAATACTTGTAATCGATAAATACCAAAGTGTTTCTTCTGAATAATCGAAATTTATTGATGATAATTCTTTTAATAGAGGTAGAGCTTCATTTTTTTTATCCATGTTCAATAGAGACATGGCTTTGTAAAATTTAATTTCAGGAGTTTTATTTTCTATTAATAAGGAGTCAAATTTTTGAATGGCTAACTCATAGTTTTGCTGTTCATAAGCACTAAAGGCTTTCTGCAAATCATTTTCTGACGCTCCTCTGGTAATCGGGTAATATACGTTAGGATATTCTTCAAAATAAGAGTCATAATTTGTTCCAGAATAGAATAAGAAATAATAACCAGTAATAAATACTGTTATTGCAGCAGCAATTTTTAAGAAGATATTTTTACCGTTGTTTTTACTTTCTAAATTTTTGATCAAATCACTTACTTCATTGTCTTCGATAATTTGAAAAGCAGCGTTTAGGTTTTCATGTTCTTTTAGAAGTACTTTGAATTCGTCATTTGTATTGGCAAGATTATCAAATAACATTTGTTCTTCGTTATTTAATTTATTGCTGTGGTATTTCTGTATTAAATCTTGATAATTATTCATTTCTCACTAACTCTTTTAGTTTTTTCATACATCTTGATTTATGACTACTTATGGTATTAGCATCTTTATAATCTGTAAGTTTTAGAATTTCTTCTATATCCAAGTTTCGATAATAGAACAATCTTAAAAGCGTTCTACAAGACTTAGATATTTTTTCTAAAGCTTTACTCAAGGCAAGTTGCTCTACAGTTGGTTCATTATCTTCAACTGTAACACTTTCGTAACCATCTTCCTCCTGATCTTTTACCAAGACTACTTTTTTTGCTTTTTTGAAATGATTGTAAATTTTATTTTTTCCAATCCCAAATAAATAGGTTTTAAGAGAGCTCTTTTCTAGAACTAATTTATTTCTCGTAAAACTTTTATTGAAAGCAATAATAGTATCATGATATATGTCTAAAGCATCCTCTTCCGATATTTTATAAGTAAAAGCATACTTTAAAAAATCCGCTCTATAGCTCACATATACTTGTTTTAAAGAATCTTTATTTCCGTTTCGTAATTCTTCTTGTATTGCTATGTCATCAAGCGGTTTACTCATTAGTCTTTTTGAGTTTAAAAATATTAACAGAAAAAATTTTTTTTCTCAAAATGTTAAGATTTGAAATAATTGAAAAACTAATATATGAATATAAAAACGAAACTATTGAATAACATTTAAATGTAGAGATATGAACACGAAAACATTACTTTTTCTTTTGTTATTACCATTTGCTCTTTTAGGGCAACAAACATATGTGCCCGATGATGCCTTTGAACAATTTTTAATCAATGAAGGATATGATGATGTCCTAGATGATTATGTTTTGACGGATAATATTAAGGATGTTTCTTTTTTACCAATGAATAATTTGGGAATTCAGGATTTAACTGGACTTGAAGATTTTACAAATTTAAATACTGTAAGGGTTTTAGGAAATCCCATTCAGTCTATTGATTTAACTGCAAACACAGAGCTTCAGTATATAACATTAGGACACCAATCTTTAACCTCTTTAAACATCGATGGTTTAATGAAGTTAATAAGGATTACATTGCAAGATTCTTCTTTAACTACTCTAGATGTTTCTAATAATACAAGTATAGAAATATTGGGTTTAAAAGATAATTCAGAGTTGGTTAATTTAAATATTACGAATGCAACCAATCTAGAGTCTATTAGTTTAAATAATAGTGATAAACTCGAAACTGTTGATACTTCTTCAAATACTGGTCTTACTGATTTTTACGTGTACTATTGTGATAAAATCGACAACCTAAATTTTGCTAATAATACGACTATAGATAGTATAATACTTTTTGAATTGAATAGTATTTCTAATGTGTCGATTAAGAATGGGCTTAACAATTTTTACTTAGAGAGTTTATCAAATCCCAATTTGACTTGTATTGAAGTTTCCGATGCAGATTATGTAAATGAAAATTGGTCTAGAACGAAAATTACAGGAGCATTACGATTTGATGAACATTTGGAGTTTAAGAATAACTGTAACGAACCATTTTCTGGAGAAACAGTTACTATTCCTGATACTGATTTTGAAAGTTTTTTAGAATCAATTAATGTAGGAAACGGAATTGTTGGAGATTCTAAAGTGTCAGCTGAGCTTGTTGCAGAATTAACTGAACTAGACGTAAGCTACCAGAATATTACTGATTTATCTGGTATCGAATTTTTCACTTCACTAACTTCTTTAAATTGTTCTTATAACGATATTACATCATTATCGATAATTGAAAACTCACAACTTAGAGTTCTTAATTGTAGTGGAAATCAACTAACAGAATTAAATACATTATCCAATACATTACTTGAAGAAATTATCTGTGAAGTTAATAGTATTGAATATTTAAATTTAGTTAACAATACTAAGTTAACTAGGCTGGTTGCAAATGATAACGATCTTTTAGGAATATCGTTACGAAATGGAAATAATAACCAAATTTCTAATGAGAACTTTTCTGCATTTGCCAATTCAAATTTAACATGTATCGAAGTTGATGATGTAAATTATAGTAATATGACTTGGGCGCAAATTGATATGCAAACGTCTTACAGTGAAAGTTGTACTCCCGTAAATGATGAATGTTCTTTTACAGTTCCAATTACATTAGGTCAAGATACTCCTGGGAATACAATCAGTGCTTCTGGAGCAGCTACAAATCCAAATTGTGCTGAAAGCGGAGTTGTAGTTTATGATGTATGGTATTCTTTTATTGCTCCAGCATCTGGTAGTATGAATATAACAATCAGCGCAGGTTCATTAGTTTCTAAAATTGCCTTATATGAGTCTTGTACGGATAGTACTCCTTTGAATTGTGATGAAGGTAATTTATCTGCAACAGGTTTAACTGCGGGTCAAGAATATTATTTACAAGTTTGGTTAGAACTTTCATCTTCATCTAGAGCAAGAAACGGATCAGGAAGTTTTGTAATTAACGCTCAAGATGCAACTGTATTATCTGTTGATGAATTAACTAAATCAACTGAAGTTTTGGTGTATCCAAATCCAACTACAGATCAGGTATTTGTTAAAAATAGTTCAGTTATAAAAAGTGCGGTTTTATATGATGTAAACGGAAAATCGCATTACAGTGAAAAGAACTTAAACGAATCAAATCTTCAAATTTCCTTACAATCATTACCAACAGGAATATACTTCTTAAAGCTAGAAGATGAGTTTAAAAATAGCATTCATAAAAAAATTATAAAACAATAAGTATGAAAACAGTATTAATAACAATTGCGTTTCTTTTTTCATTCCATTTAGCCATTGGTCAACAAATGGTATATGATACAAAATCCTTCGGTAATTGTGAGGCGATAGAAGCTAATGTAAGTCCACAGAAATTCTCCTTATATATTGCCGAAAAGGAGTTGAGAGAAGGACATGGCGGGAAGTATGAATTATCTGGAGGAGATGTTACTGTTGCAGATAATGTAAATCGTCCAAAAAATCTTGTTTTTTTAATGGAAGTAAGCTTTAAAAACGGATTGAAATTTCCTATTGAAGAGAAAGATAGCGTATATATCAATCTAAGTAATTTGAAGAAAGGATATGACGATGATATGAATATGAGAAAGCAAATTGAAAGCAAAGATTTTAAGCGCATTGAAAACGAGAAACAAGATCTTGAAACTAAAAAGAAAAGTGTACAAGATCAAGTTAAAGAACTAACTAAAAAGTTTCAAGAAGGAAAGATTTCACCAGATGAATTTGGAAAAAAAATAAAAGAATTAAGTGATCCTTTATTGAAGCAAGTTGAGAATAGTTATTCCGGAAATGTCGCTTTTATTGAACCAGAAGAAAAAACAACCTATAGTATTGATTTTGTTGATACCTATGAACAAATTGAAGGAAGAGCATTTTCAGGAATTCTACATATTAAGCGATTTAATAAGAATGAATTTGTGGCTAGTTTTAAAGGAGTTCAAATGGTGGAATGCTTAGAAAAAAGAGCTGCAACTTCAAGAGAAGAAGAGAAGAAGTGCAAGGAGAATAGGTCAAATCTAATGAAAGAGTTTTATGTGTTAAGAGAAGGAGATGTTAAAGGGAATATTAATGTGAAATTGAAAAAATTCAACGATTACAGATAACATAAACTAAAGAAAATGAAAACATTTAAAATAACAATTTTAGTACTGAGTTTAACCATTTTGAGCTCATGTTTTGGAGACAAAAAATCAATAATAGGATCTGATTTAGGAGATACTTCCTTTGTGAATAAGAACTTTAAAGGAAATGCCATAAATTTTGCTGATGTGGAGGATGTTTGTGCTTTATTGAATCCAGAGAAAGTCGCAGGTTTATATAATGTTCCGGCATCTTATATAACAACTGTTGGAAAAGGAAAGTTTGTGCAGAATGATCAAGTGAAAACATGCATGGTTCGTGTAAAACTAGACGATACAGATTGGAATTTTTTAACCGGAATGGTAACACTTTTTAAAGAAGTGAAAGCTAGTGAGGATCAAGGTGGGATTTCTGAAGCTGTTGGTCAAGGAGAGAATTGGGAAGAAGCATGGTCTTTAAAAAAATCAATGTCTAAAACAGGAAAATGGATTCCAAATGTGGGAAAAGCTGCGTTGTATACATCTGCAAAAAGAAAATTAGAAATAAAGTTTGAAGGGTATTCTTTAGAGATTGTAGCTCCTGGAGCTCCTTTTAATAAAGAAGAAAAAGCTAAGAATAGAGATTTTGAAAAGATCACCTTAGCTATGGCAAAAGATTTAGGATTTTTAAAATAATTGTATATGAGAAGTGATGGAAATATATTGATTGTTTTATTAGTTTTTTTGATCTCAATTCAATTAAAGGCACAAGAAATTAATGGAGGTTTATTACTAAATAACAACAAAGAAATAATGCTAAGTCTAGAATCCAAATCGGCAGTAGACTTATTTAAGCAATTTAAAGTGAATACTTATAAAATCGGATTCAATTTTAAAGCAGATGGATTAAAGAAGAATGAGGAAGGAGAGTTTGTTGTGTTTTTCGACTTTATGACTGTGGTGAAGAAAGACGGAAGAACTATAAGAAAAGTGAGAAGACATATTCCAATGCCTTATTTTCCTGGAGAAATGTTTTTACCTGCAGAAGCCTTTGATTTTATAGGTGTACTATCAGTAACATCATGGGATGATATGGAGAAAAGGACATTTGTTCCTCAACAAAAATCAGGGATTTTGAAATCAGGAAAATATGAAGTTCAATTGAGTGCAATACCTAGAGATGTGAAAGGTAAAATTGATCCAGTAACCTTTGGTTTTGTTGTGAAATAATTTGCAAGGAATTATTCGTAGAGAAGATTTAGAATATCGAAAAGAAATCGAAAATAAGTTAATTGTTTGTATTTGAGTTAAAAGCAGCTTTTTTGATAAGCTGCTTTTTGTATTTTTAGGAAGTTGTTCGTGAATTATAAAATTTTGAATTTGAAAACTTTACATCTCTTACTTGTATTACTAGTTGGTTTTTCAAAAAGTATCAATGCTTTTGAACAGAAACAGGAAGCTAAAGATACCATTGTGAATTATGCTAGGATGCTGCATAAGAAATCTGCTAATACGGAATTGATAACTTACAGTGATAAAGTTTTAAAATCTGTGAAAATTCAATCGTCAGAAGATAGTTTGATGATTGCGAAACTATATTACTATACATCAAAAGCAAACTATGAGTTAGGAGAATATTTAGCAAGTATTAAAAGTTCAAATAATGGAATTCGATATACTACAAATTCTAATGAAGGAATAGAATATAAAGGGCGATTATATGCAGATAGAGCTTGGCCCGAAAGCAAATTATTTCAATCTAAAAAATCAATAGAAAGTTTAAAAAAAGGAATTGATTTCTTAGCAAATCTTTCAACAATTAGTGATGCTGCTTTAGATTATACTGTAAATAGTTATGTGTTGTTATCTAGTGAGTTAGCTTATTTTGGGGATTTAAAGGAAGCACAATATTATTTGCGTTTAGCAGAAAAGTTATACTTAAAAAATAAAGAAGCACTCGATAAAATTAAAGTTGATGGAAATGGTAATTATCATCGATATGAAATAGTGTTACTATACAGAAAAGTTTATCTCTTGTACAAACTTGGGAAAACGAAAAAGGATAGTATAGAACTCGTAAATACTATTGAGAAATTAGAGATTGAAAAAAACTCGAAAAAATTCAATGTTAATGAACGAGTTTATTATTCCACAGCTTTAAATCATATTGGAGATTGGTATTTAAGTCATAAAGAAGATTCTTTGATCACTAAAGAAGATGTGAAAGCTGGAACTTATTATGTTGATAAATCACTCGATTTGATTTTGAATCAAAACTACCCAGGTAGTTATTTTGTTTTCAAGTTTAATAAATGTAAAGCGTTAACTAAAGGAGAAAAACTAAAAGAAGCAGATGATTTAATTACTCATTTATTAGATTCACTTCCTAAAACAAGTGGAATTAGGCCATTCTTTCTTGCTCAAAAAGGATTAATAAAAGCGAAGCAAAACTTAAAAGAGGAAGCTTTAAATACCTTTCAAAAAGTAATTGAAAAAGTGCATTCAGGAAAAGATAGTTTACTTCCAGACTATAGTAATTTTAAACCTACTGCGGTTTTTACACATTCAAGATTACTAAGAAGAGTAGCAGAGAAAATAGAATTGTATTTCGGTGATGATCCTAATTTAAAAAGAAAGATTGCAAGACTCTATTATCTAGCTTTTGTTCAGTTTGAAAACAGTTATGGAAAAGGAAAGTTTAATAAGGAGGAAAACACAATGTTACGGAAGATTTTATTAGGCTTTTTAAAGTCCAATAAAAAAGAGATAATGACTAAAAATGTTACGATAGAAAATGTTATGAGTCGTGTTGAAAGTATTGTTAATAAACGGGCGTGGCAAGAGTTCAATCAAAATAGATATACAAATTCACTCACCAAATTAGATTCAGTTACAAGAAGAGAATTAGACTTAAAAACAGCCTTGGTTATTGCAAAAAAAGGAGACAAAACACAGCAATTAGATTCAGTGCAAGACTTAATAAAAAAGCATAATGATTATGTAGGAAAGGCATTTCCTAATTTACAATTACTAAAAGATAAAAAGTTTAATATTCTTGAATTGCAGAAGAAGCTTTCCAAAAGTGAATTAGTTTTAAAGTATTTAATTCTCGAAAATTATTTGGTCATTGTTTCAATAACAAGTTCGTCTGTAAAATGGCAATTGAAAAATTGGACTCAAAAAGAACGAGATGTCTTAGAGCAAGTGGTAACAGATAATTTGAATCAAAATTATAATGAAGAGGTCGTAGGCCTTTTGAGTGAACATTTACTTCCCGATATCAGTTCAAGTAAAGAAAAGTTAATCATAAATCCAGATGGTGAATTATATAAACTTCCTTTTGAAATTTTAAGAAAAAACAATTCTTATCTCATTGAAAAGTATAACATCAGTTATACTTCTAATTTAGGATTTATTAAAACTAATTCCTATTCAGATAAAGAAAAGCAAGAAGTTTACGTGTACGCACCAACATACGAATCTGAAGAAAAGAGATTATTAGCAACTAGAGCTGGTTTTTCGGCTTTGGATGGAGCCAAAAAGGAAGCTGAAATGGTCTCAAGTTTGTTCTCATCAAAAACCTATTTAGGAGATGAAGTAACCAAAGATGTTTTTTTAGAATCTTCGCCAAAAGCATCGATGCTACATTTGGCAATGCATGCTGAAATGAATGCAGAAGAACCAGGCTTAAGTAGGTTAGTTTTCGATGAAAAAGGAAACTACTCAAATAATGTATATTTAGAAGAACTGTATGCGTTAAATCTAAAAGCAGATTTAGCTGTTTTAAGCGCATGTAATACTGGTTTAGGTAAAGAGAATGCAGGAAGGAGTTTAGAGTCTTTTGAGAGAGCATTTACGTTTGCAGGAGTTTCTTCAACCGTTGCCAGCTTGTGGGAAGTGCCAGATGTGGCTACTAGTGAAATAATGAAAAGTTTTTATCAAGAACTTAAAAAGGGAATTTCCAAATCAAAAGCCTTACAAAGAGCGAAAGAGAGTTACATCCTAAAAAATAAAGAAACAAAACTGTCAAACCCTTATTACTGGGCAGGTTTTGTGGTTTATGGAGATGATGCTCCAGTGATGGAAAGTTCATCTCAATGGATGATTTGGTTGGTTTTAGTCTTGTTACTTGGAAGTGTTTTTGCGTTAAAGAGAAACCGAAATTAATTGAATTATATTTACATCTAAAGTTATTTTATCTTGGATACGCTTTTCAATCACATTAAAAGTTATGTTTCTATATCTGACAATGAATTATCAGAATTAAAACATTGTATGAAGGAAGAAACCTACCAGAAAAATGATCATTTACTTAAAGCTAATGATTATGCTAAACAAGTGCATTTTATTATAGAAGGATGTGTGAGAACCTACATTATTGACTATAACGGAAATGAACATAATATATCATTTTCTAAAGAAGATTGGTGGTTTGGTGATTTGAATAGTTTTATTAGAAATAAACCAGCCTCTTTTAATATTCAAGCTTTAGAATCATTAAAGGTGTTGTCATTAAATAAAGACAAGTGGGATTATTTATTAAATGAAATTCCAAATTTTGTTGTTTATACAAGGTCGTTATTTAGAAATACAATGTTTGCACATGAAGAACGAATATTACAGAATTTGTCTTTTACAGCAGAACAGCGATATAAATATTTCATCAAAAAATACCCAGAATTGCTTCAAAGAATTTCTCAAAAACAAATTGCTCGATATTTAGGTGTAACACCAGAGTTTCTGAGTTTACTCCGTAAGAAAATTTCTTAATCTACATTAATCTTTTAGCGGTTTTTACAATCGAACTTTGCAAGTAATAGTAAAGATGTATGATTGTAAAAAGCTTATTTAGACTGCAGCTATTTATTCTATTCTTTCTTACCTCTTTTAATTTTTTAAGTAAAAGTTTAAAAGTGAATGAAATGGATAATCTAACACTCAAAAACCTTCCAGAACGAGAAGGTGAAAGACCAAAAACTACAAATACAAACCCACATACTCAATTGGATCAGCAGCCCGTAAATATTCAATATGTGGAGCAATTAAAAGATTGGGCATTTAATCTTGGGAATATAGAAAAAAGAGCAAGCCTAATTTCTGTTCCTGGTGCTGAAGCAATGTTTATGGAGCAAGAACATGTTTGTGAGAAATGCAATGCTTTTATGATAGGTAATGAATTTGCTCATTTTCATCCTCATCCTGATTATAGTATGCACTTAGGATTAACTCAAAAGGATGCAACTGTTTTTATTTCAAAAGGTTGGGGAGAATGGCATCCACTTATTAAAAAAGGATTTCTTCCGCCAAATATAATTATGCTGTATGCACCAAGAAATGAATCTGAATTAGAAGTCTCAAAACTAATTCTTAAAAGGTCGTATGATTATGCGAAAGGGAATTTAACAGAAACCAATAATTAAAACTCACACAAATGAAATAT
This genomic window from Tenacibaculum sp. 190524A05c contains:
- a CDS encoding Crp/Fnr family transcriptional regulator encodes the protein MDTLFNHIKSYVSISDNELSELKHCMKEETYQKNDHLLKANDYAKQVHFIIEGCVRTYIIDYNGNEHNISFSKEDWWFGDLNSFIRNKPASFNIQALESLKVLSLNKDKWDYLLNEIPNFVVYTRSLFRNTMFAHEERILQNLSFTAEQRYKYFIKKYPELLQRISQKQIARYLGVTPEFLSLLRKKIS
- a CDS encoding phospholipase; the protein is MDNLTLKNLPEREGERPKTTNTNPHTQLDQQPVNIQYVEQLKDWAFNLGNIEKRASLISVPGAEAMFMEQEHVCEKCNAFMIGNEFAHFHPHPDYSMHLGLTQKDATVFISKGWGEWHPLIKKGFLPPNIIMLYAPRNESELEVSKLILKRSYDYAKGNLTETNN
- a CDS encoding CHAT domain-containing protein; translation: MKTLHLLLVLLVGFSKSINAFEQKQEAKDTIVNYARMLHKKSANTELITYSDKVLKSVKIQSSEDSLMIAKLYYYTSKANYELGEYLASIKSSNNGIRYTTNSNEGIEYKGRLYADRAWPESKLFQSKKSIESLKKGIDFLANLSTISDAALDYTVNSYVLLSSELAYFGDLKEAQYYLRLAEKLYLKNKEALDKIKVDGNGNYHRYEIVLLYRKVYLLYKLGKTKKDSIELVNTIEKLEIEKNSKKFNVNERVYYSTALNHIGDWYLSHKEDSLITKEDVKAGTYYVDKSLDLILNQNYPGSYFVFKFNKCKALTKGEKLKEADDLITHLLDSLPKTSGIRPFFLAQKGLIKAKQNLKEEALNTFQKVIEKVHSGKDSLLPDYSNFKPTAVFTHSRLLRRVAEKIELYFGDDPNLKRKIARLYYLAFVQFENSYGKGKFNKEENTMLRKILLGFLKSNKKEIMTKNVTIENVMSRVESIVNKRAWQEFNQNRYTNSLTKLDSVTRRELDLKTALVIAKKGDKTQQLDSVQDLIKKHNDYVGKAFPNLQLLKDKKFNILELQKKLSKSELVLKYLILENYLVIVSITSSSVKWQLKNWTQKERDVLEQVVTDNLNQNYNEEVVGLLSEHLLPDISSSKEKLIINPDGELYKLPFEILRKNNSYLIEKYNISYTSNLGFIKTNSYSDKEKQEVYVYAPTYESEEKRLLATRAGFSALDGAKKEAEMVSSLFSSKTYLGDEVTKDVFLESSPKASMLHLAMHAEMNAEEPGLSRLVFDEKGNYSNNVYLEELYALNLKADLAVLSACNTGLGKENAGRSLESFERAFTFAGVSSTVASLWEVPDVATSEIMKSFYQELKKGISKSKALQRAKESYILKNKETKLSNPYYWAGFVVYGDDAPVMESSSQWMIWLVLVLLLGSVFALKRNRN